The genomic stretch CACCTTTCTCAAAATTCCCATCTTTGGAATTGAACCGGCCATAGTGATACACCTGTAACAGAgcaaaaaatgtgaaaaaaaaacaaaacaaaaatttcCCACAAAAATATTATAGCGTATTATGATCGCAGAGAAAAACAGACGATTTTATCCTTTGATCGGACATCCTCAACAAGGAAGGAGAGGTGGGTGCTGGAAATGGAACCCTTGTCTGAAGGCTGGCCGCCGCCTTGTGGGTGGAAAATAGTGGAATCCAGCACCAAAGTCTGCCGCCCATCATCACTCTTTTCACGAATTCACCAAGAAAATCTAGTTAGATATCAATTGCGTAATACTGAGCGTgtttgtgtgagagagagagagagctgacCAGGAAGGAGGAGAGGACAGTGGAAGTGGATTGGAGTCTGGACGTGTCTTCAAAGTAATCCAGTTTTGTTGGGCTTAGATTTTCTGCCATTGCTGTGGATTTCTCAAAATCTCTGCAACTCACGGTCTTGTGTTAACTGTTTAAagctttcttcttcaactttggCGTTACAAATTTATTgtaaaatactctctccgtccgagttttgccatttcggtgcgttccacaataaaaattctattttacttttattagttttaggtctcacatttcaccaacttattccactcaatAATCCGTGCTATAACTAAATATGACTCTTTGGTGCATCGTGtatctcattttgtcatttcgcaCGATTTACTCATTCACCTTTTTACAATTTTGTTATTCTATCATTTGCTAGTTCTTCGAATTGAAACCTTCTAGATTTGACATATGACTAATTAATTTGGGTCAAGATCAACATGTTGTATAGGGCTAAGAAAAAATTCATTGAGTAAAAACTTGCAGTTGCACAATAACACCATAGTTTGCTCGTAATGCTCTGTTTTCAGCGAGCAAATTACACATCCACACACATACAAAACACACCAAACCTTAAGCAAACTAATTTCATCCCAAGAAATACGATCACAGAATAGACCATGGGAAAATTTACAAGATGAGAAAAATAACAATCTGCGCTTTGTAGAAGCACTCATTTGATCAACTATCTTCACCTGACTTAGGATCTTCTCCAGACTTCGATGGAGCTGAAGGCGACGGAGCACCATCTTGACCCATCTCGGTTCTTAGGTCGTTGATGCTCTGCTCTAACTCATCAATGCGGTTTCCCATCTCATCAAGTAGAACACGGTTAAGGAATTCAAAGACGAACATATCATTACTTATGAATGGTAAAACCCAAACTAGCCAAGTATACCTAAATATGTTGAGCAATGTATATTCCAGAAATAAGgatgcatatgcaatatcaTTGTCGAAAGAAATCTATTTGATGATGTTATATAGAATGAGAAGCGAAGAAATGCAACTACTTAGAAGGATATTTTTAGTGATTATGGACTCCGACATTACTTGGAACCTAGATTGCTGCAGAGAGAAAAATAGATTAGTAAAAAGATGCCAAATGCAAAATATACACAGAATCAATCGCAAGTAAGATTAATACCATTTGCTGGAGAAGGTTTTGGACCTGCACGATAACACCAAGGGTTAGTGCCAAACGATGAGCATTAGTGGTAATCCAACCAACCCTTCTACCCAATAACAAAGGCTTGTAAAAGTATGATTTCAAATAGACCGAAACTTGTAAATGTACAGATTGTAATCGGAAAAAGATCAGCTATACTTCTATCCTTtgagatgaaaagagaatatACAGCACAACAGACAGtcataaacaaaaattaatagaattgACTTACGAATGCAGTCATATCACCCGTGCTTTGTTTAGAACTGTCTGCATCATGACCGTCCTGCAATCAAAGGCAGATGTCCATTACATAAATATTTGTACTAAGGAGCATTGAAGCGTGCACCGAAACCATGAAAAACAAGCATCTATTAACTTCAATAGATCAATATAATATTGCAACGAAGAAAGAACActaaagagaaggaaaaaaagcaGTAAATGTCCTCGTTGCTTGCCTGATCTGAAAGCTATTGTAGAAGGTAAACATCCAACACATACCAAGTTAACAAATCCAACAGCAGCATGCTAGCATTTTGTGGACTAAAAACAAATTGTTGTAACCATTTACACAGTTTGGGAAAGCCAAAGGCAAATAGTAAGTTACTCAATAAGCTCACTGAAGTGAACAATGatcaaaatttcataattaactGAAGCAACATAAATACAAGCCACAAACAGAAAAATGCATTAAATTTCCAATATATTGTGATATGATGAAATTTTACTAACCACACCTTGGTTACAAAAAAGTAAACCATCATCACTTTGAAGTTTGAACTGTCATTAGAACCTATTCTTGAGCAAATCCACTACTCA from Salvia splendens isolate huo1 chromosome 15, SspV2, whole genome shotgun sequence encodes the following:
- the LOC121767528 gene encoding heat shock factor-binding protein-like, producing MDGHDADSSKQSTGDMTAFVQNLLQQMQSRFQVMSESIITKIDEMGNRIDELEQSINDLRTEMGQDGAPSPSAPSKSGEDPKSGEDS